From Algoriphagus sp. NG3, the proteins below share one genomic window:
- a CDS encoding mechanosensitive ion channel family protein has product MKYYGRLIIPLLITLALAFSKLYYGPITKDWEGIWSFVPHINTVLIICGFTWCLLVLLQILKRIFIKQYDISQEDNLKARKVLTQINILVKVANFVVILLGIGLILISFESVRKVGVGFFASAGVAGIIIGFSAQKAIGTLIAGIQIAITQPFRLDDAVVVEGEWGWIEEINLNYIVVRIWDLRRLVLPTTYFLEKPFQNWTRTSANLLGSVFLYTDYTVSFDALRQELDRILETTSLWDKKVKVLQVSDAKERTVEIRILVSAKNSPTAWDLRVYVREKMIEFIQKNYPESLPKTRVEMFSAKISSE; this is encoded by the coding sequence ATGAAGTACTATGGTCGATTGATTATTCCTTTGCTGATTACCCTTGCGTTAGCTTTTTCCAAGCTTTACTATGGGCCTATAACAAAAGATTGGGAAGGCATATGGTCTTTTGTTCCCCATATCAATACTGTTTTGATTATTTGTGGATTTACCTGGTGTCTTTTGGTTTTGCTTCAGATCTTAAAAAGAATTTTTATAAAGCAGTATGATATATCCCAAGAAGATAATCTCAAAGCTAGAAAAGTACTTACCCAGATTAATATCCTTGTCAAAGTAGCGAATTTTGTGGTCATCCTTTTAGGAATAGGCCTGATCCTGATATCATTCGAATCTGTCCGGAAAGTTGGGGTGGGTTTTTTCGCCTCTGCGGGGGTGGCCGGAATTATTATTGGTTTTTCGGCTCAGAAGGCTATCGGTACGTTAATAGCAGGGATTCAGATTGCCATTACCCAGCCCTTTCGTCTGGATGACGCTGTGGTAGTAGAAGGGGAGTGGGGATGGATAGAAGAGATTAATCTGAATTATATAGTTGTCAGGATTTGGGATCTGAGAAGATTGGTACTTCCTACTACCTATTTTTTGGAGAAACCTTTTCAAAACTGGACAAGGACTTCTGCCAACCTCCTGGGGTCGGTCTTTCTTTACACAGATTACACGGTGTCTTTTGATGCGCTGCGGCAGGAACTGGATCGTATTTTGGAGACCACTTCTCTATGGGATAAAAAAGTCAAAGTACTGCAGGTATCAGATGCCAAGGAACGCACAGTGGAGATACGGATTTTGGTAAGTGCAAAAAATTCACCCACCGCATGGGATCTTAGGGTTTACGTCAGGGAAAAAATGATCGAATTTATACAGAAAAATTATCCAGAAAGCCTACCAAAAACCCGGGTGGAAATGTTTTCGGCCAAAATTTCTTCTGAGTAA
- a CDS encoding PKD domain-containing protein: MLKTASHKASFYFFQLILLLSASLYAQTTDPGTLEICEGEPVTVWPSLNPAGDSPDVTWYHDSNGTVEIFSGIDDGIEYQINADGSMTIVGLAYESTANTYIQASTYNYYVGASYQNLPTSLLEHIKVRVFNVPDLKTTRPAAVCDPTGSVDLSDFIDDFDPLVFDYEILDPSGNSIPMDEIYKQTQNGVYSIRSSYKDFGCWSPTNTIEVTIAESLLEPDFTYEVDLGQGSVQVNGNLQVFQPVDFKDATSWNVVSQHWSFGDGNESNIANPTHTYSSKGSYPVVLTAIDDIGCAHSIEKVVEVSDDYMIILPNAFTPASTKNLYFKPEYKGIASISFLVFNTWGELIYETDSLESMGWDGTWNGENVPEGNYVFKGIFITASGDKIIRDGVFVLIR; encoded by the coding sequence ATGCTAAAAACAGCTTCACATAAAGCATCTTTTTATTTCTTTCAGCTTATTTTATTGCTAAGTGCTTCTTTATATGCGCAGACAACTGATCCAGGTACCCTGGAAATCTGCGAGGGTGAGCCTGTCACAGTCTGGCCAAGCTTGAATCCGGCCGGGGACTCTCCTGATGTTACCTGGTATCATGATTCCAATGGTACCGTGGAAATTTTTTCGGGAATAGATGATGGTATAGAATATCAAATTAATGCGGACGGCAGTATGACCATAGTAGGCTTGGCGTATGAGTCAACAGCTAATACTTACATTCAAGCGTCAACCTATAATTACTATGTGGGAGCCTCCTACCAAAATTTACCCACATCACTACTTGAGCATATAAAAGTCAGGGTTTTTAACGTACCCGACCTTAAAACGACCAGGCCCGCAGCTGTATGTGATCCAACTGGATCTGTCGATTTGAGTGATTTTATCGATGATTTTGACCCTTTGGTTTTTGACTACGAAATCCTGGATCCTTCCGGGAATTCTATTCCAATGGATGAGATATACAAACAAACGCAGAACGGGGTCTATTCAATAAGAAGTAGTTATAAAGATTTTGGCTGCTGGTCGCCCACTAATACCATTGAGGTGACTATTGCAGAAAGCTTATTAGAGCCCGACTTTACTTATGAAGTGGATCTAGGACAAGGCAGCGTACAGGTAAATGGGAATCTACAGGTATTTCAACCCGTGGATTTTAAAGATGCCACATCTTGGAATGTAGTCTCACAGCATTGGAGCTTCGGAGATGGCAACGAAAGTAATATAGCTAATCCAACTCACACTTATTCCTCTAAAGGGAGTTATCCTGTGGTTTTAACAGCCATAGATGACATCGGTTGTGCGCATTCAATTGAGAAAGTAGTGGAAGTGAGTGATGACTACATGATCATACTCCCCAATGCATTTACTCCTGCTAGTACTAAAAACCTTTACTTTAAACCTGAATATAAAGGAATAGCTTCTATAAGCTTTCTTGTGTTCAATACCTGGGGCGAACTAATCTACGAAACAGACAGTCTGGAATCTATGGGCTGGGACGGGACTTGGAATGGGGAAAATGTCCCAGAGGGAAATTACGTTTTCAAAGGAATCTTCATAACTGCTTCTGGAGATAAAATCATTAGGGACGGCGTATTTGTTTTAATACGGTAA
- a CDS encoding type IX secretion system membrane protein PorP/SprF, with the protein MYRRIINVFITIGAICCIFQNANAQDTQYSQFYAAPLYLNPALTGASELTRIGINYRNQWPGLDQNFNSYSAYIDHYIFDYNSGVGLIFNGSQESLANLSTNEIGLSYAYRLKLSENMFFRLGGMVSYMQRDALFSDLVFGTQIDIINGTIGGITDELNGIPIDSRYSFVDYSIGGMFYSNKIWLGASAHHLSEPNTSFVDDQISRLPMKLSAQGGIKFDLVGGRRNYFTHAYAERSISFAFNYKQQDPFNQLDVGAQLFLDPLVLGLWYRGLPTKNNLPNNESIIGLIGVSLENGLDIGYSYDVTISKLGQKNSGGAHEISMTYSFLWGDKKSRNLRDRVIPCFKY; encoded by the coding sequence ATGTATAGGAGAATAATTAATGTATTCATAACTATAGGGGCTATTTGCTGCATTTTTCAAAATGCAAATGCTCAGGATACCCAGTACTCTCAATTCTACGCTGCCCCGCTTTATTTGAATCCTGCTTTGACGGGTGCCAGTGAGCTGACCCGCATCGGGATCAACTACAGAAACCAATGGCCCGGTTTGGATCAAAACTTCAACTCCTATTCAGCCTACATAGACCACTATATTTTTGATTATAACAGTGGCGTAGGGCTGATATTCAATGGAAGCCAGGAAAGCTTGGCCAATCTATCCACCAATGAGATAGGACTTTCCTATGCATATCGGCTTAAATTGAGTGAGAATATGTTTTTTAGGCTGGGAGGGATGGTCAGCTATATGCAGCGGGACGCTTTATTCTCTGACCTGGTATTTGGTACTCAAATCGACATAATCAACGGGACAATAGGAGGAATTACTGATGAGCTCAATGGCATTCCTATCGATAGTCGGTATAGTTTTGTTGATTACAGCATTGGAGGGATGTTTTACTCCAACAAAATCTGGCTTGGGGCTTCTGCGCATCATCTTTCGGAGCCCAACACCTCATTCGTAGATGACCAGATTTCCAGATTGCCGATGAAACTATCCGCACAAGGAGGAATTAAATTTGACCTGGTGGGTGGACGGAGAAATTACTTTACCCATGCCTATGCCGAACGTTCTATTTCCTTTGCCTTCAACTATAAGCAACAGGATCCATTCAATCAGTTGGATGTGGGCGCTCAATTGTTTTTAGATCCCTTGGTATTGGGGCTATGGTATAGGGGTTTGCCCACTAAAAACAACCTTCCGAATAATGAGTCAATCATCGGGCTGATAGGCGTGTCTCTCGAAAATGGACTGGACATAGGGTATTCCTATGATGTGACTATCTCTAAACTAGGACAAAAAAACAGCGGTGGGGCACATGAGATTTCGATGACCTATTCCTTCCTTTGGGGAGATAAGAAAAGCAGAAACCTTAGGGATAGAGTTATTCCATGTTTTAAATATTAG
- the lysA gene encoding diaminopimelate decarboxylase, giving the protein MSASQHPIQLQGVSLNSIAQEHGTPVYVYDGEKIMNQIKSLQSAFAEVPLKIKYATKALSNINILKLVKKAGEGVDAVSIEEIRICMLAGFAAKDIMYTPSGVNFREVQEAVELGVMVNLDSLPLMDEFGAIYGNTKPACIRINPHIMAGGNAKISVGHSQSKFGISIQQLPEILEVVKKHDIKIVGLHIHTGSDILDAEVFLRGGNVLFEAAMDFPDLTFLDFGGGFKVAYKAGDPATDIAEVGTKVSAAFKTFCEQYGRELELWLEPGKYLVSESGYLIVETNVVKKTPEITFVGVDSGLNHLIRPMMYDAFHDLYNLSNPEGDPAPYNIVGYICETDTLAKDRVLSSVSKGDLLVFKNAGAYGFSMASNYNSRLRPAEVLVLGGKAKLIRKREVFEDLIKDQVDLDI; this is encoded by the coding sequence ATGTCAGCATCTCAACATCCTATTCAGCTTCAGGGAGTAAGCTTAAATTCCATTGCCCAAGAACATGGCACACCAGTATATGTCTATGACGGTGAAAAGATCATGAATCAGATCAAATCCCTTCAAAGTGCATTTGCCGAAGTTCCCCTGAAGATCAAATATGCCACAAAAGCTCTATCAAACATCAATATTCTTAAGTTGGTCAAAAAAGCCGGGGAAGGTGTGGATGCGGTATCTATTGAGGAGATCAGGATTTGTATGCTGGCGGGATTTGCGGCCAAGGACATTATGTACACGCCAAGTGGGGTGAATTTCCGTGAAGTACAGGAAGCTGTGGAACTCGGAGTGATGGTAAATCTGGACAGCCTCCCGCTAATGGATGAGTTTGGCGCAATCTATGGAAATACCAAGCCTGCATGTATCCGTATCAATCCGCATATCATGGCCGGGGGAAATGCGAAGATTTCCGTAGGGCATAGCCAAAGTAAGTTTGGGATCTCCATACAGCAGCTGCCTGAAATCCTTGAGGTGGTAAAGAAACATGACATAAAAATTGTAGGTCTTCACATCCATACAGGCTCAGACATACTGGATGCAGAGGTTTTTCTTCGAGGGGGAAATGTGCTCTTCGAGGCTGCAATGGATTTTCCTGATTTGACCTTTCTGGATTTTGGAGGAGGCTTCAAAGTAGCTTATAAAGCCGGGGATCCGGCTACAGATATAGCAGAGGTAGGCACCAAAGTGTCAGCGGCCTTTAAGACATTCTGTGAGCAATATGGGAGGGAGTTAGAACTTTGGCTGGAGCCAGGGAAGTATCTGGTGAGTGAATCCGGGTACCTGATCGTAGAAACGAACGTGGTCAAAAAAACACCGGAGATTACCTTTGTAGGCGTGGATTCTGGACTTAATCACCTGATCCGGCCTATGATGTATGATGCATTTCATGACCTCTATAATCTAAGCAATCCAGAAGGAGACCCAGCTCCTTATAATATTGTGGGATATATCTGTGAGACAGATACTCTGGCTAAGGACAGAGTGCTGTCCTCTGTGTCAAAGGGAGATTTGTTAGTATTCAAAAATGCTGGTGCATATGGATTCAGTATGGCTTCCAATTACAATTCGAGGCTTCGTCCCGCCGAAGTCTTAGTACTGGGAGGAAAGGCCAAATTGATAAGAAAAAGGGAAGTTTTCGAGGATTTGATCAAAGATCAGGTAGATTTGGATATTTGA
- a CDS encoding HAMP domain-containing sensor histidine kinase → MSKSNIILIVVLMSLASFGLMGFQFYWVKNAIRINSERFEQNVHQALSNTVDKLEKGETSAAFDYIMQDSVMSRTLFEKIDPIDFRDITINSRQIYRPRPSLVDSFFPEPAPKVSQTFRRILESRGLDMNQLEDLETFFAYMTPELASKMFTPDEMEVLLQEKERQLQYISRVEKSANEENPSNQEPYYQEVVREINLDPNLIEKITKANRKIELYNRMWSEMAAGQQAILDRLDTAQVRKLLKNYLFEQNIYEDFELGLLKDDGRIIPIGNVNAQFTLVQKGIQAQLFPNDIFGKENYLTVYFPRKNTRVIREVWLPITSSILFIVVIISCFIYAIKVIIRQKAVSDTKNDFINNMTHEFKTPLATVSLAVEALQDPELSSQDKFRTRYLGIIKDENKRLVSQVENVLQAAALDRKDFQLKIEPLNLEDILKSTVDHFGLQVEKKGGQITFNNEMKDPIIDGDQFHITHIFNNMLDNANKYSPEMPMITIEAKDNEEQVFITIKDQGIGMNKDAQRKIFDKFYRVPTGNVHDVKGFGLGLSYVKTMLEAHKGGIQVNSELGKGSSFTINLPKKQ, encoded by the coding sequence ATGTCGAAAAGTAACATCATACTTATCGTTGTCTTGATGTCTCTGGCCAGCTTTGGCCTGATGGGATTCCAATTCTATTGGGTGAAAAACGCAATTCGTATCAATAGTGAGCGCTTTGAGCAAAACGTTCATCAGGCACTGTCAAACACTGTAGATAAACTCGAAAAAGGGGAGACTTCTGCGGCATTTGACTATATAATGCAAGACTCAGTCATGAGTAGAACTCTTTTCGAAAAAATTGACCCAATTGATTTCAGAGACATTACCATCAATTCCAGACAGATTTATAGACCAAGACCTTCTTTAGTGGACTCATTTTTCCCGGAACCAGCGCCCAAAGTAAGCCAGACGTTCCGAAGAATACTCGAGTCACGGGGGTTGGATATGAACCAACTGGAGGATTTGGAGACATTTTTTGCTTATATGACTCCCGAATTGGCGTCTAAAATGTTCACCCCAGATGAAATGGAAGTACTTCTTCAGGAGAAAGAGCGTCAGTTACAATATATAAGTAGGGTAGAGAAATCAGCCAATGAAGAAAACCCTTCTAATCAAGAACCCTATTATCAGGAAGTTGTACGGGAAATAAACCTAGACCCAAACCTGATCGAAAAAATCACCAAAGCAAATAGGAAGATCGAACTTTATAATAGGATGTGGAGTGAGATGGCTGCAGGACAGCAGGCAATATTGGACAGGCTGGATACAGCGCAGGTCAGAAAATTATTGAAAAACTATTTATTTGAACAGAACATTTATGAGGATTTTGAGCTGGGATTGCTTAAGGATGATGGGCGGATCATACCCATAGGAAATGTCAATGCACAGTTCACCTTAGTCCAAAAAGGAATCCAGGCTCAACTTTTTCCTAATGACATATTCGGTAAAGAGAATTACCTGACTGTCTATTTCCCCCGTAAAAATACACGGGTGATCCGAGAAGTCTGGCTGCCGATTACCAGTTCTATCCTTTTTATTGTAGTGATCATCTCCTGTTTTATCTATGCGATAAAGGTAATCATCCGGCAAAAGGCAGTTTCGGACACGAAGAATGATTTCATCAATAACATGACCCACGAGTTCAAGACACCACTGGCTACGGTAAGCCTGGCAGTGGAGGCTCTGCAAGACCCTGAGCTATCCAGTCAGGACAAGTTCCGGACACGATATCTGGGTATCATCAAGGATGAAAATAAGCGGCTGGTTTCCCAGGTAGAAAACGTTCTTCAGGCTGCTGCGTTGGATAGGAAGGACTTTCAGCTAAAAATAGAACCACTGAACCTTGAGGATATTCTGAAGTCCACGGTAGATCATTTTGGTCTTCAGGTGGAGAAAAAAGGAGGTCAAATTACATTTAACAATGAGATGAAAGACCCAATCATAGATGGGGATCAATTTCATATCACGCATATTTTCAACAATATGCTGGACAATGCCAACAAGTATTCTCCCGAAATGCCTATGATCACCATTGAGGCCAAAGACAATGAAGAACAGGTGTTCATTACAATTAAAGATCAGGGAATCGGTATGAATAAAGACGCACAACGGAAAATTTTTGATAAATTCTACCGGGTTCCTACAGGAAATGTGCATGATGTCAAAGGCTTTGGCCTGGGGCTTTCTTATGTGAAAACCATGCTGGAAGCCCATAAAGGAGGAATTCAAGTAAATAGCGAACTTGGAAAAGGAAGCTCATTCACCATTAACTTACCTAAGAAACAATGA
- a CDS encoding response regulator transcription factor: protein MSKAKLLVVEDDPNLGDILQEYLEMKGYEPTLCRDGEEGWNKYKKGKYDLCLLDIMMPKKDGFTLAREIKKVEENLPILFLTAKNQKDDIIEGLKIGADDYLTKPFSMEELLLRVNAILRRTHKSEDVNPLKVYSFGGFVLHYDEQFLDGPKGRHKLTSKENELIRLLASEINNLVNRSHALKQIWGDDSYFNARSMDVYLSKIRKLLKDDPKVQIITVHGEGFKLIVSEG, encoded by the coding sequence ATGAGTAAAGCAAAACTATTAGTGGTCGAAGACGATCCGAACCTGGGAGATATCCTACAGGAATATCTGGAAATGAAGGGGTATGAACCAACTCTCTGCCGCGACGGTGAGGAAGGTTGGAACAAGTACAAAAAAGGTAAATATGATCTTTGCCTGCTGGATATCATGATGCCTAAAAAAGACGGGTTTACCCTGGCCAGGGAAATCAAAAAGGTGGAAGAAAATCTTCCTATCCTGTTTCTGACGGCAAAAAACCAGAAAGATGATATCATCGAAGGATTGAAGATCGGCGCTGACGATTACCTCACCAAACCCTTCAGTATGGAGGAGTTGTTGCTACGTGTGAACGCTATTCTGCGTAGAACACACAAAAGTGAGGACGTCAATCCTCTGAAGGTTTATTCCTTTGGCGGCTTTGTGCTTCATTACGATGAACAGTTTCTCGATGGCCCTAAAGGCCGCCACAAATTGACCTCTAAAGAAAATGAACTGATCCGTCTGTTAGCTTCTGAAATCAACAACTTGGTTAACAGAAGCCATGCACTTAAGCAAATCTGGGGAGACGACAGCTACTTCAATGCCCGAAGTATGGACGTATATCTCAGCAAAATCCGTAAACTTCTCAAAGACGATCCCAAAGTTCAGATAATCACGGTACACGGAGAAGGTTTCAAGCTGATCGTGAGTGAGGGGTGA
- a CDS encoding dipeptide epimerase, translating into MNLSYQVEDLPLKHTFTIAHQSRDVQDTLIVKLQNGAIYGLGESTTNPFYGMTITNMSECLERFRPIVEKTKWETPAELWDLGKEIFKENPFAQCAVDMAAWDLYAKKCGLKLYELLKLDPTDIPTTNFTIGIDTVEKMVSKMKEVHWPIYKIKLGTSDDLAIIRELRKHTDAVFRIDANCAWTADQAISYSRELKKLGVEFMEQPLAKDDLDGMREVFKHSKLPVIADESCIVESDVKKCKGLFHGINVKLVKAGGITPGLRMLHEAKSYGMKTMVGCMTESSVGITAIAHIAPLLDYVDMDGAMLLSKDPAEGVVITPEKVIFPDRNGIGAEMVD; encoded by the coding sequence ATGAATTTATCCTATCAAGTCGAAGATCTTCCGCTCAAGCATACATTTACTATCGCACACCAAAGCCGGGATGTGCAAGATACACTTATTGTAAAACTGCAAAATGGTGCAATTTATGGTTTAGGTGAATCCACCACAAATCCATTTTATGGTATGACAATTACGAATATGTCTGAATGTTTGGAAAGGTTCAGGCCTATAGTGGAAAAAACCAAATGGGAAACACCTGCGGAACTCTGGGACCTCGGCAAGGAAATTTTTAAAGAAAATCCCTTTGCCCAATGTGCAGTGGATATGGCTGCCTGGGATTTATATGCCAAAAAGTGTGGGTTAAAACTCTACGAGCTTCTAAAACTGGACCCTACAGATATTCCTACCACTAATTTTACCATAGGTATAGATACGGTCGAAAAGATGGTCTCTAAGATGAAGGAGGTTCACTGGCCTATTTATAAAATAAAACTAGGGACTTCGGATGATTTAGCTATTATCCGTGAGCTCAGAAAACATACGGATGCTGTTTTTAGAATCGATGCGAACTGCGCCTGGACAGCCGATCAAGCTATTTCTTATTCTAGAGAACTGAAGAAGCTTGGGGTGGAATTTATGGAGCAGCCTCTGGCAAAAGATGATCTGGATGGGATGAGGGAAGTGTTTAAGCACTCAAAGCTTCCTGTAATTGCCGATGAAAGCTGTATAGTAGAGTCGGATGTGAAAAAATGTAAGGGTTTATTTCACGGGATCAACGTGAAGCTGGTCAAAGCAGGTGGGATTACCCCGGGATTAAGAATGCTTCATGAAGCAAAATCCTACGGAATGAAGACGATGGTGGGCTGTATGACAGAATCTTCTGTGGGCATCACGGCCATTGCCCATATTGCTCCGCTGCTGGACTATGTAGATATGGATGGGGCTATGCTGTTATCCAAAGATCCGGCTGAAGGAGTAGTCATAACGCCGGAAAAGGTCATTTTTCCGGATAGAAATGGAATTGGAGCAGAAATGGTTGATTAA
- a CDS encoding M14 family zinc carboxypeptidase — translation MKVQNSLSFSLFLLFSLIVLSCKTAQTPTHEASSTPVLESAFMKFKEPAITHRRFKHADLLPLIEQHSKAFRINQLGESVEARSIYSMDWGDGKTKVMLWSQMHGNESTATMSLFDLFNFLEGSGDEFDGLRSLLRSNLDLKFIPMLNPDGAEAFKRRNALDIDLNRDAISQISPEAVILKKARDEFEPEFGFNLHDQQTYYNASGTPKQATISVLAPAYNYATEVNTVRTKAMQTIVGMNRILQEVVPGHVGKYDDAFEPRAFGDNITKWGTSTILIESGGYPDDPEKQYIRQLNFMIILNALEQIATRSYEQYTVTEYFSIPDNDLQLVDLLINEVQVPVNGRYYPLALGIRRREVTSGSSYYHSASVDDLGDLQVYFGLEKLDATSLQYSEGKVYEQVFDSLEAIDEAKAMEMLKEGYLAIKVKEGSKGDLHGLPILVLASTETYPSGWKTGESTNFFLEQEGVRKFAVVNGYLIDLENPKNQVFKQRVY, via the coding sequence ATGAAAGTTCAAAATTCTTTGTCATTCAGCTTGTTTTTGCTGTTTTCATTAATTGTACTTAGCTGCAAAACTGCACAGACTCCAACTCACGAAGCTTCCTCTACCCCGGTGTTGGAGTCTGCTTTCATGAAATTCAAAGAGCCCGCTATCACCCATCGCAGATTTAAGCATGCGGATTTGCTTCCGCTTATAGAACAGCATTCAAAGGCCTTCCGGATAAATCAGTTAGGAGAATCCGTTGAGGCAAGAAGTATATATAGTATGGATTGGGGTGATGGCAAAACCAAGGTGATGCTTTGGTCACAGATGCATGGCAATGAAAGTACCGCTACCATGTCACTTTTTGACCTGTTTAATTTCCTGGAAGGGAGCGGAGATGAATTTGACGGCTTAAGAAGCCTTCTTAGGTCAAACCTTGATCTCAAATTTATTCCAATGCTCAATCCCGACGGGGCTGAAGCCTTTAAACGAAGAAATGCGCTTGACATAGATCTCAATAGGGATGCGATTTCCCAGATTTCTCCTGAGGCTGTAATATTGAAGAAAGCAAGAGATGAATTTGAGCCGGAATTCGGATTTAATCTTCACGACCAGCAAACTTACTACAATGCCTCAGGTACACCCAAACAAGCGACCATTTCCGTGCTGGCTCCGGCATATAACTATGCCACGGAGGTAAACACGGTGCGGACTAAAGCTATGCAAACCATCGTGGGAATGAATAGGATTTTGCAGGAGGTAGTTCCAGGTCACGTAGGGAAATATGACGATGCATTCGAACCACGGGCATTCGGGGATAATATCACCAAATGGGGGACAAGTACAATTCTGATCGAGTCAGGAGGGTATCCAGATGATCCGGAGAAGCAATACATCCGGCAGCTGAATTTCATGATAATCTTAAATGCGTTGGAGCAAATCGCCACCCGGAGCTATGAGCAATATACCGTAACTGAATATTTTTCGATCCCTGATAATGACCTGCAATTGGTGGATTTGCTTATCAATGAGGTCCAAGTTCCAGTAAATGGCAGGTACTATCCGTTGGCTCTGGGAATTCGAAGACGGGAGGTTACCTCTGGAAGCAGCTATTATCATTCAGCGTCTGTGGATGATCTTGGGGATTTGCAAGTGTATTTTGGACTAGAGAAGCTAGATGCGACTAGTTTACAGTATTCAGAAGGAAAGGTCTATGAGCAAGTCTTTGATTCTTTAGAAGCTATAGACGAGGCAAAAGCGATGGAGATGCTCAAAGAAGGCTATCTGGCGATAAAAGTGAAAGAGGGATCGAAGGGAGACTTGCATGGTCTTCCGATTTTGGTACTGGCAAGTACGGAAACGTATCCTTCAGGTTGGAAAACCGGAGAATCCACAAATTTCTTCTTAGAACAAGAGGGTGTCAGAAAATTTGCTGTGGTCAATGGCTACCTGATCGATTTAGAAAATCCAAAAAACCAAGTGTTTAAGCAACGGGTTTATTGA
- the rlmF gene encoding 23S rRNA (adenine(1618)-N(6))-methyltransferase RlmF, whose translation MSDNATKTSLHPRNIHRERYDFPSLIASQPELGEFVSENKYGDLSIDFSDPKAVKELNRALLKHHYQIAQWDIPAGYLCPPIPGRADYLHYLADLLTDSNSGNLPDGDRIHVLDIGTGANCIYPLLGNSVYGWSYVGSEIDAKALDAAQDNLYANPQFRGKVSLRLQENPKQILSGIIKSDDVFDLALCNPPFHESQEAAMAGSTRKVKNLKGRVGKKITLNFGGQSNELWCTGGELTFIRKMILESKLFRFNCFWFTSLVSKEEHLKELVLALKKANVYDRKILQMTHGNKKTRFIAWTFLNPEQQENWRKKRWGH comes from the coding sequence ATGAGCGATAATGCTACAAAAACCTCTCTTCACCCGCGGAATATTCATCGGGAGCGCTACGATTTTCCAAGTTTAATTGCATCTCAACCCGAGCTTGGCGAATTTGTTTCAGAAAATAAGTACGGCGATCTCAGCATTGATTTCTCAGATCCTAAAGCGGTTAAAGAACTCAACCGGGCATTGCTTAAGCATCATTATCAGATTGCACAATGGGACATCCCTGCCGGATATCTCTGCCCGCCGATTCCCGGAAGAGCGGATTACCTCCATTATCTGGCTGATTTACTTACGGATAGCAATAGCGGCAACCTCCCAGACGGTGATCGCATTCATGTGCTGGATATAGGCACTGGTGCAAACTGTATTTATCCTCTGCTGGGTAATTCCGTTTATGGCTGGAGCTATGTCGGGTCAGAAATCGATGCTAAGGCACTCGATGCTGCCCAGGATAATCTCTATGCAAATCCTCAATTTCGGGGAAAAGTCTCCCTGCGGCTTCAGGAAAACCCCAAGCAAATCCTATCCGGGATAATCAAATCGGACGATGTGTTTGATTTGGCACTTTGTAATCCTCCTTTTCACGAATCTCAGGAAGCAGCTATGGCGGGCAGCACCAGAAAGGTCAAAAATCTTAAAGGAAGAGTAGGGAAGAAAATCACCTTGAACTTTGGGGGGCAGAGCAATGAACTTTGGTGTACTGGTGGAGAGCTTACTTTCATCCGGAAAATGATTCTTGAAAGCAAGCTTTTTAGGTTCAACTGCTTTTGGTTTACCTCACTGGTTTCCAAAGAAGAGCATCTGAAGGAGTTGGTTCTTGCCTTGAAAAAAGCAAATGTATATGATCGGAAAATCCTACAGATGACCCATGGGAATAAGAAAACCAGGTTTATTGCCTGGACATTTTTGAATCCCGAGCAACAGGAAAACTGGAGAAAAAAACGC